A single window of Scyliorhinus torazame isolate Kashiwa2021f chromosome 29, sScyTor2.1, whole genome shotgun sequence DNA harbors:
- the LOC140404009 gene encoding ferritin heavy chain B-like, with the protein MASQVRQNYHKDCEDAVNKQINLELYSSYVYLSMSFYFDRDDVALRHFAEFFKEQSHVDCEQAEKLMEFQNKRGGRVILEDIKKPEQDEWSNGLEAMQRALQMEKNVNQSLLDLHKLSSGNTDPHLCDFLETRYLDEQVKMIKKLGDHITNLKRLGAPENGTGEYLFDKLTLGKCD; encoded by the exons ATGGCTTCCCAAGTGCGTCAGAACTACCACAAGGACTGTGAGGATGCTGTTAACAAGCAGATCAACCTGGAGCTCTATTCTTCCTATGTTTACCTCTCCATG TCCTTTTACTTTGACCGGGATGACGTTGCCCTGCGTCACTTTGCTGAGTTCTTCAAGGAACAGTCACATGTGGACTGCGAACAAGCTGAGAAACTGATGGAATTCCAGAATAAACGTGGAGGCCGTGTCATCCTGGAGGATATAAAG aaaccagagcaggatgagtggagcaacggtctggaggcaatgcagagagctctgcagatggagaagaatgtgaaccagagtctgctggatctgcacaaactctcctctgggAACACCGACCCTCAT CTTTGTGACTTCCTGGAGACTCGCTACTTGGATGAGCAAGTGAAGATGATCAAGAAGCTCGGAGATCACATCACCAACCTGAAGAGACTGGGAGCCCCTGAGAATGGCACGGGAGAGTACCTGTTTGACAAGCTCACCCTGGGGAAGTGTGACTGA